Sequence from the Peromyscus eremicus chromosome 4, PerEre_H2_v1, whole genome shotgun sequence genome:
atatacatatatatatatatatgtatatatatatatgtgtgtgtctgtgtgtctgtgtgtgtctgtatatccaTTTATgtgtgcaataacaattagtggaaACAGGTCTTGGATTTGAAGCAGAGTGGGGAgtggtacatgggagggtttggagttAGGAATGGCAATGGAAAAAggagttataatctcaaaattaaaaacaacaaaatgaaatgagaGATGCACATGGGTGATAGCTAGTATTTCAACATGTGCTTCCTTATAGAgtattttcataaaacaaatctATGTCATTAATTTACAACAAATCCAACACTAAGTATCTGTTTTATAGATTTTTCCAAGTTAAAGGTAAGGGTTAAATTTGAAGACTTAATGTGGATGCAGTAAAAGAGTCTAAAGAAAACTTCAAGGGTATCACAGGTATAGAGTTCTGAGGAGagattttcttcttcattcttaGTTCTCTAGGGCTAATTGTGGAGATTTTGAAATGTCTTTTCTTTAACTGCTCAATGGAAGTGAATCAGAGTACAGAACACTTGTAACAAAACTATAGAAAAACCAATCAGGATGCCACAATTCAAAATCCAATACAGGATTGAAAACATAATTACATATTTACTAAACACTAATATTTCACTGATAGTGTACACGAAAAAGATGTTTATTTAGGTTATGAATTGatacatattaaattaaaaattaactctATCAGTATTATATTGAGTGAGAGTGCAGCTTTGAGCTGATGAGTCTCTTGACTGTCTCCTTCACATCCTTGTTCCTTAGGCTGTAGATGAGGGGGTTCAGCATGGGGATCAGGACAGTATAGAGAACAGTTGCCACTTTAACCAGGAGCCGTGAGCTGTTTGCATTAGGCACACAGTACAGAAGGAGGATGATTCCATGAAAGATGCTAATGGCTGTCAGATGAGAAGTACAGGTAGAGAAAGCCTTTTGGAGTCCACCTTTAGCAGGCATTTTGATGATAGTAATGACTATGAAGACATAGGAGGCCATGGTGATAAAAAGGCTACTACCTTCACTTAATATAGAAATGACTAAGCATGCCATCTGGCTGAACGAGGAGTCAGAACAGGATACAGAGATGATAGCAGAGTACTCACAGCCAAAGTGATCAATGATGCCAGGTCCACAGTAAGATAGCTCTGAGAGAGTGTATGTGAGTATCACAGCACACAGACCACCCCACATGTAGCTTCCAGCTACTAGGAGAGCACACAGTTGATGAGACATAGCCACAGTGTAGAGCAAGGGGTTGCATACAGCCACAAACCTGTCATAGGCCATCACCGCTAACATGAACATCTCTGTAATCACACATGCACAGCCAAAGAAAAACTGAGCCATGCAACCTTTTAAAGAGATAGTTCTCTGTTCTACAACCAAGATCTCCAGTAATTTTGGTGTAAATACACTAGAATAACATATATCCAAAaatgaaagatggctcagaaaaaAGTACATGGGTGTATGAAGCTTAGGATTGATCCTTTTGGCCACGATTATGCCTGTGTTGCCTACCAGGGTGACTGTGTATATGGCCATGATCATAAGGAAGAGTGGTGGCTGGAGGTGTGGGTATTCTGAGAAGCCCACAAGAATAAATGTGGTCACAGAACTCTGGTTTATCATTGCATGTGCCATAAGTTACCAGTTACAAAAGCAAAGaacgggaagaaaaaaaaaagaaatttgatcaGTAAAACTTGACAGCTTAGATGACACTTGacataaataacaaagaaaaagatgatggtcttgaactcattagtATTCTGCTTCAGTTTATATTCTTTACTTCAAACTCTGTATGGTTCTACAAGTTAGATCTGTTCTTTAGTCCGGTAATGTTCTCACCTGGAATAAAAATAATTCGTCATATAAATTGCATATAAATCCCCTATGGTTGTTTCTCATGTTTTGGAATGTTCTATGATAGAAGATAATTGCAAATAGGACATTCAGCTAAATCAGAAAACCAATGAGATCAGTGCTTTCATGTTCTCATGCCTGAGAAGACTCCAGGAAAgttaaatacatataatatacaaggaaaatgaaataacagGAACTGATCATAAAAATGATTCATATAAAATTCACAATACTTTATAataaaggtgttttgttttgttgtgttgtgttcacctgtttgtttattttattatcgATTCATCCTAGGGCCTTGTGAATGCTAGACAAGCATGTGACTATGTAGTTACACAaccttctttttgctttttaaaaaaatttgagacattgtcttatgtgtgtgtttaagctGGCTGGCCTTAATCTTGTTAACTTCTCAATTTACACCAGGATCAAAGCCACACGGATACAGTTTAAAACCAAGTGATTGTTAATGATGTTTATAGTCTTTACTCCCATCTTCATTAACAATATTGTCTCCCCATCTTTTTCTTAAAGCTCCTCTGCTAACACCTACAACCTCTTTAGTTTGTCTTTAACAATAATCATTACAGTGATCATCAAAATTAATTCCATATTCAAATGTGTAACATAGGAAGGCCTTTGTTAATACTGatgtttactattattattagtagtagtaatattttcatttgctttcttagactaattatatatatatatatatatatatatatatatatatatatatatatatctcatagtGACAGAACCTCTCTGcaatattattttcattgtttgatAATTCTGTATATACATAGGTATTGGTCAATtccatctctttcctcctccaatTCTTCACATAGCACCTCCATTATTTTGCCCTCACAACTtcggtgtgttttttttttaaacacattataATATTGCCCTGGGCTAAATATAAAAATCTGTATCCACAACACTAGGGAAAAAAACTGCCATAGCCAACAAAAACATAAATTAGAGCATCTACTATGAATTTATGACTTGTCATATAACTTTTAATTAGAATGTAAAGCTATTTGAACCCGTTCATTTCACTGGTCTGCACTAAGAATTTTTAGATAAATTGAAGATTATCAGTTTATTGTTAAATTGTAAATCCAGATTCATTCTGACCTTAATTTCTAATCTGCATACCATTATCAATATTTATAATATCTTGTTTAGTCTCTGACACATACTTGCCTTAATTCTTGACTCCCTGAATACACAGAATCCTTCAAAAGTAAAATTCTAGTTTCCATAAATTATGCTAAACATTTGTGATTATCTTATCTTTCTACATACTATTGAAAGTTGGACaatgtgttattttctttaaattgtcATCTCACTGTAGAAatttaagatacacacacacacacatcgtcatcatcttcatcattatcattatttctttggttaaaaaaaaaaaagtaggaggtGAGCACAGTCCTGGATATTCATGACCCAAGGACTCAGGAGTCTCAAGCAAGGGAATAATGAGTTGTAGGTTAGATTGAGTTACAGTGTAATactttgtatcaataaactataGGAAAATTTATGAGCACAGTAATTGAGATATAatgttaatgaaataattttatgaaaataaaatattctttgtaactaattaaattaaataccttACCTACCTCTGGGATTACTGCATGGAATAAAGCTGCTTAACCAGTTTTTATAAcattcaaaatagaaaaaataaaaggggagcttcaaataaatatacaaactCTTGTAATTTTGTGACCaagattcacttttttttttttttttttttttttagtttttcgagacagggtttctctgtgtagctttgcgcctttcctggaactcactctgtagaccaggctggcctcgaactcacgaagatccgcctgcctctgcctcccgagtgctgggattaaaggcgtgcgccaccattgaaTGCTGATGCCTACTGATTTCTTATCCAGGATTCTGGGCTAAATCACCTGAAGTTTCCTAGGGCTTTACTTCACCATCAGAGAAAACTAGGATCTTTCAGTGTTTCAGTTTGTGGCTATGGAGGCATAAATCAGGATTAATGAATGTAACATAaattctaaaatggtcttataataaaaaaaatacctggtaccagatattggggtaaatgctgaaagatcagagagacaaaggaataaggcactgccatgtctcacctcaccaattccatgaaacctctgactgaaatcctctgagacctcacctgaaaggctccagctgaaaaagcctcCAGGTGAAAGGGATACTTCTGCCTTATATACATTTTTCTGCCCAGTCATttcttcctggaattaaaggtgtgtgtgcttccaagtactgggattacaggtgtgtgccaccactgtctggcctctatgtttaatacagtggcttgttctgttctctgatgttCAGGcacattttattagggtacacaatatatcaccacaaatgaaAACTACACAGAAATGTGTGCGAATGCCACTCAATCTCCATTTATTTCATTCCAATCAGTCATTTACAATGAAAAGTCCTTGCTAAGTTATCCAACTATAATCAAACTTTTACTTACATTTGATATAAcactttaattaatttttacaatttgttataaaatttatgaaattaaaTGTTCTAGCtggatttctgaaaaaaaaatgaagtacatgatccagggatttttttttattctcaagACTTAATCTTTTTTAATCATGTAGAATAATCCTTAGTCTTCctcttaatttttaatattatcttTCAGTCATGATTTTCCATATGGCTTCCAGGAAAAAAGTTTTTCTACAGATATCACTTGTTCCCACTACTTTATTTCCCTTGCAACTATAGTTTCTTAATATCTAAAGTGCATTGCATATTTTACTCTGCTATGTGTATATTCACATGTATGTTGATCTTCATGTAACTGAATTAATCAAATAGCATGTTGTCACAACTTAcatttaacatttaattttaaagtctCAAACAAAGAACAACATTGGTAGGAACAAGGGGCATAGAATTTAGCACTTTAATATATGCTATGTACTCCAGTGAGTCAATACCACTGTCTCAGCTCACATTTCTATCTACCATCCCTCAGTTTTTAAGGATTTTCATTTACCTTCTGAAAGATTCAAAATGTGTCAAGAAACTCACCAAAAGCAAGATTTTCCTGATGTGTTTTTCAGATTATGtcattttcttattaataaacaTGGATAGTATCATTCAAAAGGGAAATGTTTTAAGTTTCTCAAATAAAGACAGCAATTGATCTTTGTAAAATGAAACTAAGTAAGGAGGCAACCATCAgaatattttgaaagaaacatACAAATATCTTGAGGAAGACACAAGATTTTAACCTGTATTCAAGATAACATTATTTATTATGAACCAACTCCTTGACTTTGGGGAAATGCACCCTAGAGAATCCTCATTGTTGATTGTCTTGGACTACAAACATGTAACTAGAAGAaacttcctcttttgtttttaaaacacataCTTTTCCAGGCCATTATTGTGTTCTTTTTCAGACTTCATAAACAAAGATTATCTCAACATGATTTATACTTCTGAAAATCATAATTAACAATTGTATGAATATATGGATGCATCTAGTGCAATTCACCAAGAGTAGCAATACCAGCTAGGATTTGTGTGCTCAGGACATTGTCCCATCATATGTACATATGGGACAGCATTAACTGAATGTAGTggttttttaataaaagtttgGAAGTAGTGTGTTTTAGGGTGCAGTGGAAAgtagatttcattttatattcattgtatacatgtatgaaattctcaattatAAAGCAAACTTTATATAAGATATCATAATTATTGATTCCATGTGACAATGAGTCAAATATACTTGtccaaaaaacaaagacaattacattcaacaaaaacaattaaaaatttgttttaaagaaaggtGTCAAATGCTATCAATCATATAACAAATGGGAAAATGGATTTATTCATTACATTTATGCTTTACTACAACAACAAGTATATAAGGATAAGAGAGATAATAATGTGGACCCAtaagaacacatttttaaaaagatattttataatCTAGCAGGCTCTGATGTTAGTCTATAAGCATATAAAACAATTCtaattgtcattgtttttacttattttaaagtaaaacttaTATCTTTATTTAAGATATGGATTCTGACCATAGTCGAAAGGATTTTGTTAGAAGATAAGAAGGAAATGCTAAATTATGTGGAGAAGAGGAAAATGCGATCTAAAATATGCTATATATGCATGAAAATGACATAAAGAAACCCATTACTATGTAAAACATTTGCTAAGAAAACATAAATGCAAATAGTTAATTTCAATATTGAAATTAGAATATATAAATGGCATTAAAAGGGTAAAATACATCCCTAATTATTCCCATATTATTCCTGAATTTTAGGAATCTTGTCTTACATTCCCAAACACTAACGAATATATTTTGTTAAAGCATTACAACAGTCAATTTTACTTTTGAATTTGGAAATTTTCATGTCTATCTACGTACTCAAATTTGGGCATTTTCAACCCTCAATCTACTCTCATCACCGGCCCATCTCCATtattctaatttactttttaataataTTGTTAAACACTAACACAAACCAAGTTTGTCAAGGAAAGGCTTTGCTTGGCTTTCACTTCTCTTTCATCGTCCATCACTAAAGGCAAGGCACAAACTacagcaggaaccaggaggcaagcactgaagcagaggccaaagGGAAAGGCTACCTACTGGgattctcagcctgctttctcatacagATGAATACCACATGCCCAGGCGTGGCCTCAccctcagtgggctgggccctctcacatcaatcattaatcaagagatGATCTTTGGCCAGTCTAACGGAAATAGTTCTTCAAGTGAAGTTCTCCAAAACTGACTCTACTATGTgacaagttgacagaaaactaaccagcactCCCGCCAAAAACCTCAAAAGACTCACCTCGATTAGTTTTTACTTGCTGAGCTTAATTACAACTGATCAAATTAGCATGAATGGATAAGTATTTAGTGGATCATGGCAACTTAGTAGTTACACTGCTGAGGAAAATTACATACCTTCCCCTAGTACCAGTAACTGCCTATAAGCCACTTTCCCTCATGCGGAAAGAGTGAAAGTTCAAATCTTGTGCTGGTTTTGTTCAAATAAACACTTATGTTCATAAGTGCAAATACTACATTATATCCAGAAGGCATGGATTCACACCATTCCGTCAAAACTTCTAATATAATTTCTGACTCTTCCTTCAAAGTTCCTTGAGGCTTAGAAGGGAAAGTGTTCCATTTAGTGATGACTAGTCCACATTTACATTCTCTACAGTTATACCAACATTGAGTTTCTTCAATTACTGTTGCCCATGACAAAAAGACTCTTCACTTATAAAGGCTGAGAGGAGAGCTTCACTagtctatgggtataaggatagGTATTCAACAGGAGTGTGACATCATGTCTATTCAGCAAAAAACAACAGTACTAAATTCTTTTCTGTGGCTCATGACCTCAACAACCATAAGCTTCTGGCTCAGTTTACAGAATTAGCCATGAATTGCCTTCTGTAAAGCAGAATTTAAATCCATGCAGAACATGCTTGGTTCACCCCATGAGCACCATGCTTCTGTTGTACTAGTGAACACATCTtgtgaggaaagtcactgttgtacatcatatggtccatgagtgtatAGGATCCCTGAGACTTTTCTTCCTGTCAGCTTAGAGAACGCCAGCATGCTGAAAACCAGCCAGCACTGTGGAAAATGTCAAGTAACAGACAGCTTCATTTCTCACTGTCCTACAATTCATGTGTCTTTAGCAATAGCATCCAAAGATATACTTCTAGTAGAAACCAATAGGCTGTACTATTGTGGGATCCCTTTTGGTCTTCCCTGACCACCAACTCACATACATTTGatcctgagattttcatttaataactatTGACTTCTGATACTCTTGTTATCTAGCAATGCATTTTGCCTCCATTTAAACTTACTGTTTtattaattaagtttttttttgatgttttaataTGCATACAAAATAGTACGTTTCCATTGTCATTTTCCTACATTCTTTGTTTGGTAAACCTTAGCTCCTCACTTTACCCTCTCCTTCCTGGCCAGACCACGCCCAGCAAATCCTTCCAAACCTGTTATTCCTCCCCACAACTTTCACATCACATCCCTACCTTTAGACAATTTCACCCCTCCTCTTCTAGTGACTTCTTTTTCAATACCTAGGCTTGATAGGCActccaaaactttaaaaaattagtcTAAAcattggaagaaagaaaggttttGCATACTCTGGAGAACACACATTTATTGTTCTGGGCCTGAGTCACTTCTTTGAGTACGTCTTTTTGAATTTCACCCACTTTCCTATTAATTTCATAATGTctcttttctttacagatgacTGAAATTAAATTGTATATATGTAAcacaatttgtttatttttgaaccAGTTGTTGGACATCTCCAGATGCTCCATAAACTGGTTCTTTTAACGATTGGAGCAATGAGAACAGATAAGTAATGTTCTCTAGGAGAATATAGACTATTTAGAATATACTCAGGAGTGGCATTTCTGGGCCATAAGAAAAGTCTAATTTTAGCATTACTACAAAATATCACACTGAAGTATCTTCACCAGTTTATAAGCCTTGCAACAGTGAATAGCTGTTCCCTTTTCCAAGTATCCACACCAGCACTGAttgctatttgttttcttgatattagTTATTCTGCTTGGAGATAGAGGAGATCTAAAAGTGGCATAATTTTTTCTGATATCCAAGAGTGCTGAACATATTAAAAGTATCAGTAACTTTTTGAGAACTAAGTACTGAAATGGTGTATTTTTTTACTTcattgtatattctagatattaatcttcTGTGAGATGTCTGTCAAAAACTATTGGTAGGCCTTTAATTTCAGGAGCCCTCCCTGATCAGAGTACAATAGGCAGTGAGAGACATAGTTATTTAAGACTATAACCTGTGGTAGGGTCCcaactccttttaaaattttattttgtttgtaaaacTAGAACATAATCTGGAGTGTTAAATAAGTGATATTtgataaattgaaataaaatataatattcaaAAATCTCTGTAGAATCAGTTTGTATATTTCACGATCAAAGGCAAGATGAAGAAGATCCAATTGGAAGGTTTCACATTTAATCAGAAACATCAAAAGGtttaaagcattcaaatatatgttaATCATTTAAGAGGCTCAGTAAAATCATTGAATAATGTAAATTCTATGCTGTATATTATAAAGTTATGTGATTGTCAATAAAGAATAAGTTTAAAGAAACAAatgcttttattaattattagaAAGAAGTCATATTTAATGATGTACTTCTCATTCTTCTCAGCTTCTGATTGGAACCTGTATCACTACAAATTGTGGATAATATTCTTATCCTATCCCAGCTGCATAGTTTACTTAAAGTACTAAAATGGTAACTCACAAAAACCTAACAGGAAATGGGAGTATGCTTTTAGAATCCATCTAGTTAATGTGATACTGCATCAAACAAAGACCAGTAGGCAAATGGCTCAaggaagacacagaaataaataaagcagctCAAAAGACAGTATTGGAGTTAACCCAGCAATTTCACTGCTTATGTATAGCTGctctattaatatttatatatagttcATGACTATTCCTTTTCATCAATGATTAAgagatgtatgtgtggtgtgtgtttatcAACATGTTGGCTGCTATAGTCTACTGGGATAGAAATAATGTATACTCTCTAAATGCTTATTATGAACTCTTCAAGTAAAAATTTCAGTAAGCAACTAGAAAAGCAAAGCTAGACTGAAATATTGGCAAACATGTTTatgcatatttattaaaaatacatatttgttaCCAACAAATTAGACAAATATAAACTATACCATGAAGTATAATTTACCTGTATTAGATTCCAACCTCTATAAGAGGGAATGAAGCTGTGTATAGTGtatgtgcttttaatcccagtagcTATAAAGCACAGATAGACAAAAGGGTAGAGTGGTCAACACAGCAAGCTTTTGAATAATGAGATGCTATCCTAAACAGGAAAAacagagagaatgatgggaaTTATACCATCATGTTTGTAAAACTAAAAAACTTCCAGTGAAAATACAGTCCATGTAGAGTTAAAGGTAAAAATTAGTCCATAGTCAGCATTTCCTAATTAACAATTCTCAAGAAAAAACTTCAGAATAATTGCCTTGATGAACTTATGCAAATTATCTAAAAACACACAAATTTTGATATATACAGTATACTAAAATCTTCCTCAGCACTTGTACTTAAGCATTTTCATGAAAATAATTGCattaaatatttaattcaaaTAGTATGAGTATCAATACATAATAATATTTACAGTTCACaagttataataataaatattggaATGAGCTGTAACTAGAatgatttacaaaaagaaaataagatatggGCCTGTTTACTTTTCAGAGTGAAAACCAGTactataaaataaatactgaCTGTCTTAGGAACCACATTTTATGATGACAAATGAGAGCTTAATAGCTTCCTAACTGCATCCTTCACATCCTTGTTCCTGAGGCTATAAATCAATGGGTTCAGCATAGGGATGATGATTGCATAGAAGACCGAGGCCACCTTGACCAGAAGCCAGGAACTTTTGGTAGTGGGAATACAGTAGAGACAGATAATAATGCTATGGAAAATGGTGATGGTAGTGAGGTGGGAGGCACAGGTGGAGAAGACTTTGTAGCGTCTCCCTGTTGCAGGCATTTTCATGACAGTGATGACAATGAAGACATAAGAGGTGAGAATGATCATCAGACTGCTTAGCTCATTAAACGTGGCAAAGATGAAAATGACCTTCTGGCTAATGTAGGGGTCAGAGCAGGCTACAGCAACAATGGCATCATGCTCACACACAAAGTTATTTATGATTTTGGTCCCACAGAAGACTAAGGTCAACATAAAGTGTATGAATACAAAGGAACAGGTTATACCCCAGGAGTATGATGCAGCAACCAGTGAGCAACAGAGCTTTGGAGACATAGCCACTGTGTAGAGGAGGGGGTTGCACACTGCCACAAACCTGTCATAGGCCATCACTGCCAACATGAAGGTTTCTGTCACCACAAATATGCATATAAAGAAGAACTGCATGACACAGCCTGTAAAGGAGATGCTTCTGTCTTCCACAATCAAGTTTTCTAAGAGTTTGGGAGTCACGACAGTAGAgtaacagaaatccacaaaggacAGGTGACTAAGAAAAAAGTACATAGGGGTGTGGAGCTTGGGGTTGAGCCTGATGATGGCAATCATGCCCAGATTTCCCAGCACAGTAACTGTGTATATagtcaggaagaggaggaagagggggatctggaGGTCTGGGTATTCTGAGAAGCCCATGAGAATGAAGGTCACTGCAGAAGTCTCATTTTCAGGAATactatagaaaaaagaaaagggccaTCTGTCAATTTAAGAACTAGTATTTGTAAC
This genomic interval carries:
- the LOC131907785 gene encoding olfactory receptor 5D13-like, with protein sequence MHHSGTSVFSIPENETSAVTFILMGFSEYPDLQIPLFLLFLTIYTVTVLGNLGMIAIIRLNPKLHTPMYFFLSHLSFVDFCYSTVVTPKLLENLIVEDRSISFTGCVMQFFFICIFVVTETFMLAVMAYDRFVAVCNPLLYTVAMSPKLCCSLVAASYSWGITCSFVFIHFMLTLVFCGTKIINNFVCEHDAIVAVACSDPYISQKVIFIFATFNELSSLMIILTSYVFIVITVMKMPATGRRYKVFSTCASHLTTITIFHSIIICLYCIPTTKSSWLLVKVASVFYAIIIPMLNPLIYSLRNKDVKDAVRKLLSSHLSS
- the LOC131908288 gene encoding olfactory receptor 1165-like; the encoded protein is MAHAMINQSSVTTFILVGFSEYPHLQPPLFLMIMAIYTVTLVGNTGIIVAKRINPKLHTPMYFFLSHLSFLDICYSSVFTPKLLEILVVEQRTISLKGCMAQFFFGCACVITEMFMLAVMAYDRFVAVCNPLLYTVAMSHQLCALLVAGSYMWGGLCAVILTYTLSELSYCGPGIIDHFGCEYSAIISVSCSDSSFSQMACLVISILSEGSSLFITMASYVFIVITIIKMPAKGGLQKAFSTCTSHLTAISIFHGIILLLYCVPNANSSRLLVKVATVLYTVLIPMLNPLIYSLRNKDVKETVKRLISSKLHSHSI